The Rosa chinensis cultivar Old Blush chromosome 7, RchiOBHm-V2, whole genome shotgun sequence DNA segment TAATTGAACCAAACTATGAGGGTTCGTGCTCCTCCGAACAAGTTTTTCTGTGGATATATTAAAAACGATCGACCATTaaatatcattgtttcggtctgaTTCAAGTAAGTGCTATTAAACGTTGCTGCTTTCAATTTAATTTCCGCTTTTTGTATTTGGGGATTCTAATATCCCTTCTTGTACCTCCCACCTTTTTTATAACGAGGGATAATTGAACCAAACTATGAGGGTTCGTGCTCCTCCGAACAAGTTTTTCGTGGAGATATTAAAAGTGATCGACCATTAAACTGATTGTTTCAGTTTGATCCAATATTTCTTGGCAATTGATTTCTTGATAGCGaattatgctcagaaatttaatttaCGTTCGTGATATCTTTTGAGCTTTGAAATTAGCTAGTTCTTGTTCCCCTTTTTAGGATGTCGAACTTGAACAAGCTTGACTATACTCCTTTGGACACAAGTAGTGTCGGATATCACAAATGGGTTAGTGATGTCGAAAACCACCTCCACGCTAAAGGGATCATTCCTACGATTCAAGTGCCTAACAATTCAATTGCGCAACGAGTCCCATCAAACAATGCAAAGGCCCTCATTATTATGATGCGCCATATGGATGACTCGCTCTAGCTTGAGTACATGGCTATAAAGAAACCGATTACAGACAAtaaattgattgagaagactctttccaccttcCTCATCTTTACTATGATAGTAGCCAAGCAATACTGAATTGAGGTTAATGTTGGACGGATCACCAGGTTCCATCAATTGATACAGTGATGTCTGTTGTTGAGAAGCACGATAAgatcctcgtgaagaattataattctagACCCGTTGGGACTAATTTTGGAGTCAAATTATAATGGCGGACCTAAAAGAGGTCACCGtgagcgaaaccctaaagctAGGGATAACCAATCCAGAaattatttttcatagaatAGCTTTGCTCAATAAGGTAACCGTCAAACGAATCATCGAACACGCGACCGTGGTGGCTGCTGTGGGAGGAGAGGTGTGGCCCTAGGGGCCATAATGCATATGCAAATGCACTTCAATCAAGGGAGACTAATTCAAGCCATAACGAAGTGTGTTTCCAATGCGAACACTGACGGACCTAGTAAGGGCCCAATGGGGGCTTATGCGCCCAATGGATTTTTTTTCATGCATATATACCTGgagatatatataacaaaatgattaagttttaagaaaaatttcagtttactaccctgtggtttgcactcaacatcatgttagtccctcccctttcaatttgatcagcaacacctctgtgctttcaattttgatcagcTGTATCCAAATTTTACTGTGGCCGTCTAATTTGAACGTTTACTTTGACAGAGGGACGGCCCACTTAAAGgggtaaatttgtcatttcacacaatttttctaaaaaaaaaaaaaaaattctaatcaAAACTGACTTGTCCAAACCATCCTCACACAGGACCTAGACTACGAGCTCGTCCTAATCGACCCACCCTGCCTTCATCCCTTTACTCCGACCAGTGAATCTCATAACCTGCAAACCAAAATTAGACCAAGCCCACCTAATATCAAATACCCATCAAAGAATTCAGAataatcatcatcttcttcataaaTTTTCCGAATTTTAGATTCAGCTCTTTCCGATAtttaaatacatacaaggagcaaaagatgaagattaatttaATTACCTGACGAATGAGAAAGAACACCAGAATTGCTCACATCTGGTGCGACTGATCCTCTATCCGAATTGAAATGGAAGGATTATAAAGAAGAGAATCGAAAATCAATTTCGTGGGGATAAGAAGCCCTAAATTTCAGAATCCGAAAGCGAGAGATTGGAGGAAGATTGGGCCAGGGAGGAGGAGCAGAAGAGGTTGATTTCGGTGAGATTGATGGCTTCTTACCCGGTGATGAGAGATTGGTGTCGGTGAATTAAATGGTCGGCGGTGTGCGGCTGTTGGGTTTTGACTAATGGTGAATTGATGGGCGGTGATCACTGGGTCTTTGGCCGACGGTGAAACATGCTTGGGCTGCTGATTGACTACGGTGAAGAGGATGATGATCATTGGGCAGTTGGAGAGGAGACCGGCGGGCAAGAAGAGGAGCATGCATCAATCATCTGTGAAGAGGAGCGAGCTAGAGTTGATTGGGGAGATAATGGTGGAGAAGAGGTGAGGTGAGGTGAGGTGCTGGGTTTGCAGTGAGCTCGTCGGAGAAGCGGTCCATGGGGTCGGGGTCATTGCCATCGAAGAAGGTTTGGAGGTCGGAGAGAGTGGAATTGGAGATGGCATGGGTTAGGATTGGGTATTGGTGGGGttttcaattatatatatatatatatatatatatatatatataggaaaattAATTGTGTGAAATGAAAAATTCACCCCTTTAAGTGGGCCCCACTGTCAACGTTCAAATTAGACGACCACAGTAAAATTTAGACACGACTGATCGAAATtaaaagcacaggggtgttgctgatcaaattgaaaggagatggactaacatgatgttgagtgtaaaccacagggtagtaaactcaaattttacccaaattttaatattttattacatCTACAACCCCACTTATTAGTTTATTACACCTAGATCTGTTTCATTTGGCCCACTaaattataaaagaaaatattagaTAGTAAAAACATGCATATACACACACAGTCCTTCTTAGGTAAGGATATCTTTAccttagctaaggaacggaatttcatattttggtcacttttcgatcacatattcacatcttaaccattcagtttttaggttctaatgtatagatcatctttgtaaattttcagctaaattgatgatagtTAAGATATTGAACTCGATTAAATCAAtaaacgaaccgaatctgtccaatcggaaccgttcgtgttcataattgtaaatggcagttttgaatgctttaacgattatcaatttggctgaaaatttgcagaagtgatatatacattaggacctaaaaactgaacagttaagatgtgaatatgtgatcgaaaagtggtcaaaatatggaaatcagTTCCATAAGCTAAGGTAAGGATCTCCTTAGCAGAGAAAGCCTGCTTTTTTTGTAAGTCCATTTTCACTTCCGCCCCtttttttactttgttgaaTTTCTTTGTATACTAAAggtgaagaaaaacaaattataCTCCTCCAGTTATATGAAATTCTTGGTCCACCACTGGATGCAAAGCATCTGATCATTGGAAAAAAGTTTGTAAAGCACCTGAGAATGTAGCTGTAGCATTTAAGGCATATAGGAATGCAAGAGAAGCTCATCTCATGAAACATGAAGATCAAGATGTCGAGCTGAAGGTTAAGGACTTCAAATCGATTTGGAAGAGACCACATGGATGTTAAGGATTTTTAGAGTCTTTTATATTCCCAAAAATATTTGTAATGGCATTTAAATGCAATATCTAGGCATGATTTGGACGAGAGAAGTGTTTTCAAGTGAGCCAAGTTTCACCAAAATCTCACTTTatcttacctggtcacaactactTGAGGTTACCTAAAAGATTGAATACCGACATTTGattgaatttattttctttttggattagatttctgGTCATCATATGATGGTCGTCCATgttttaaagacttcatactGACATTCTTTCATTTGAGCTCCACGAAGCAAGGATCAAAAATTGATTAATGGGAGCCCTCGAACCGTTGCCTAGCCTCTGGTCGCCACCACCACAATCCCTCTGCCGCACCATTCCACTTTTgatgccaaaaactgcatcatcCCTGCCTCATGTGCTTCTCATGTCAATAATGGCATCCCGGCTCAACAAAAATTCTAATTGGTTGCTTTTAAGCCCATCgctcgttctgcaaagcctgttccttaggaaaattaggactgagaccgtcctacgcaaatgATAGGAAAGAACTCATGTCATttttacatagaatccaagggaatatttgtggacctattcaaccaccttgcagaccatttagatattttatggtgttcaTTGACGCGtcgacatgctggtcacatgtcgcgctttTGTCCACACGTAATATTGCATATGCTAAACTCCTAACACAGATTATTCATCTATGGGCTCATCACCTGGATCATTATTGTATTAAGTCAATACATCTTTCAAAAGAGGGGACGTCCTGTTGGAAGTTTGAATAACAAGGAAAGGAAAAGGTTCGAAAGGTGACAACAAATTAAACTAGAAGACTGCAAGTAAGAGTAAGAAGACCAACATATATGTTGCTGAGGTTGTTAACTGCTGAAGATGGAGTTGGTCCCAACCCTAAGGGGAAGGAGTTGGCCCTAATTTAAATTTTATGCTATTTGACATTTGGATGCAAGCTAGCCTTTTTTAAGTAGGAATAGCTTCTATATGCTTTTCtgagatgtttctagttgttatctGTACCATAATTGCATGCTGGCAggttagactagatgaatgatttttcctTATGAAACGAGGTTGTTCTTACTTGGTTAGGCTTAAGTCATGTGAACGTTCCAtaaactttaatgagtttagtattGACTTAGATAGATTGTCTGATTTCTTGTATAAGTGCATGTTAGATTCTGACATGTTATATGACTATGGTAATCTAATAATATCAATtcctatataaaataaaaaaaataaaaaataaaaaaagtcaaatcAATTGACTCATCATCTGGTCTAGAGTTAAGGGTTTATTAGGGTACGTTGCATCTAGCAATAGCAAGATAAAGTCTTGCACATTTACTTATTTTCAAATAGCATTGTGCTCATGTTAATTGCAACCATCATTTTAAAAATATAGACACAAATACCTGTGACCTATTACACATTCTCATCCATAGCACTAACATGGCTTCTAATAAGCTAGCTCTTCAATCTAGCTTCTCTCATCATCACTATTCCTCATTCTCTTCTCCTTGCTGATTTCTCAATCTTCGTCTGCCGACGTTCCTCTCAACACTTCCCTCCAGCCAGAAACCATCCACCATGACAGCTTGATCTACCACCGCAAGAAGTGAGTCTATCTTTGTATGGAGGTGGTCTACTAAATGAACAAATATATTAATTTAGCATAAACGAAACCCCGGCCATTTGTGATACCAAACATAAATTTTATTTCACTTTGAAGAGAAAAATGTCTCCAGATTGTACAAAAGAAAAGATAGGAAACTATGTTTCAACATACTAACCATCTTCACACAACATTAAAAAAACACGGAGAAAACTTGAACCAAGTTTCTCAAATTAAGCCACCAGTGTAAGGCACTCCTGTCTGAGGCAGCCAATTATCCCCCAATATGAAGTTGGAGACTGTAAAGTTGGCAGCATCAGTTGCACCGATCACATGGTAACCAGGCCATGTAACTCTGTTGCTAGTGTTTGATCCAGGTCCTGTATTATTGTACTCAGCATAATACAATGTGCTCAGTGCAAAATCTCCACTCCACGCAAGCCAACCAGCAGGATCGATCAAACTATCCATGAAATTCTGCAAGTAAACCGTCCTCGAATACTCCTTCCATGGTCTCCCAAGATATGTCTTGACAGTGAAGTTACTTGAAGCCAAATCAGCCGCCGCTGTAATGGTGCAATTCTGGATTGAAGTCCCTGTGTTCTGATTCGGGTCCGTTCGACCCTGAGCTGTGATGGGATTCGATTGGCCTTTGCGGGGCTGGCGAGGGTATATGTTGCAGTTTTGGAAAACAACTGCCGCATTTCCGAATATGAAATCAACCGTTCCGTAGATGTCACATTCTCTGTAGAATTGTCTCATAGAATGTGTGTATAAGGTGTCTTGGTATCCCTCAAAGCTACAGCTGTAGAAAACTGACAAGTCAGCTCCATTTCGAACTGCAACTGCTTGCCCCATGCTTGGTCCAGCAGTGTTTCGAACAGTTATGTTGACTGCTATAAACCCTGGTGCTACCACAGCTGCAATATCATATAGTTAATGTTATTAGTCATCCATTTGTAAATGCAAAAGTCTCTGTCACACTTTTAAATTCAAAAACTCTCTAACATTTTGTGTTAGCAATCTACCGTGTTATCATGAAACTCACCTAAAGTGGCAGAGTTGAAGGTGGTTGAACCGCCTCCAACGCTGTTGTTTCCTGTTATGATCGTCTGATTAATACCGTCTCCCATCAGCAACAAGTACTTCTTTTTCGATATAATTGATACGTACTCTTCATAAACGCCGGCAGTGACATATACCAAGAAGTAGCCATCACTAGCAACAGAGTTATTGGGTGCAGCATTGATAGCATCATTGATGGTAGTGAAGTTTCCACTTCCATCTTGGCTCACAACTACAATGTCCTTCACCAAAATTTCTTCATCTCCGGCTTGAAGAAGGTGCCTTCTTCGATTTATGACCGAGTTGTAAACTGCACGCGCTTTGCTTGACATTTTCAGCGACAATCGCCCCTTCCGGAAACTGAGATGCTTTTTCGACTGGTTTGGTGTTCCATTATTTTTGTGATCCTTTGGCACCCAACCCTTTGTAACCAACGCTAATGAGACACTGTACAAATTTGTACCATTAGAAACGGATACTGAGAGATCATTTTGGACTGAACTCACAGATTGAAGGCCATCAGAACACGTCTGCTGGTTGGTTAAGATGGCACTAAGCAGGGTTTGGACATCGTCAGCATCGGAGCTAGGAAGAACACTGCTTGTTTTGTTAACAGTTTCAAGAGTGTTTGTTAAGAAATCAATGTTTAACAATGCAAGGGACTTGCAATCCTCGAGGGCTTGGATTTCCAGCTGTGATAAACTGGAACTACCTTGAACATATTTGTTGATCAAATCCAGAAGCTTTTGGGATTGGATGAATGAGTGTTGGACTGAAAAGCGGCCGAAGTCATAGACAGTGGCATTTTTGTGAGGGAGGACGGAAATGCAAACAGAAGGGTGTGGAGTGGACTTGCATATGGTTCCGGGCGGAACAGAAACGCTGAGAGGAACATCTGCAGCTGAAGTTTGAGATATAAAGAAAGCGAAAATGATGAGGAATAGTGAAAATGATGAAGTTACAAGAGGATTGAAGAGCTTAGAAGCCATTGAAGAAGTTAAGGCCGGCTAGCTAGAGAGAAGTCCTTTCGACTTGTGAGGAATGCAGTAAGTGAATTGATCAAGGGGGTTTGTGTCCTATTTATAGCATGATTAGGCTGATACAACTTGATTATTATTTAAGTTAAAGAATATTGTTTTTGAAAAATTATAACGTGTGATGCTCTTGAGAATGATACTTGCAGTTTGTCGATcccgttcccctggtcagctacTGACCAGGGATGATTGagatcggacggttgacagctaAGTGATGAGATATTAGATGagagctgtcaaccgtccgacCGTCCGATTGAGATCGGACGGTCAGTGACCAAATCATCCTTGGTCAGTAGCTGACCATGGTATCAGGACTGGCAGTCTATTCAGTAAAATTCATGTTCAAACTGCATTAATTACATGACACATAAAGGGGATTACATTTACTAGACTACGTACCTTAATTGACTGGGTTTGCTCATTAACATTTTTGATCGAGATCACGGGGGTTCCTCAAATTGACTAGGTTTGCTCATTAACATATACCATGCAAAACCGCATTATCATTGGGAGCTCGGTCGACCATAGGCACTTTGACGTCGAAAGAAGCAATAATCGGTGGATTCTATGTAGAGGATATTGAGGTGGTTAGGAAGGTCCTTGAAAACGTGAGAAATATGAAATATATAGGGTAGGTGTATTAATGAGCCGGGCCTAGATGAATCCGATGATGATGATTCTCGGCTATATTTTTAAAACGTTTAAAGCTCGGCTCAAGGTTGAATAAAATTTTTCAAGCTCAATGTTGGTTCGCTTGTTTTGTTGGTGAAATAACATTAGTCTAGTAATACAAGTttctgttgtaaatattaatgtggctattcatgttATACCAATTAATGTTGCATCATTTGTAAGTGGAATGTTCTGAATTCGGCATACGGATGAATACTTGTTTGATTCTAATTATtgtaaaatataaaacaaatcattaaattgtACAACTAAATAGTCAATTAACTACTATCACTCAAGCTTTAACAAAAGAATTGACTAACATACTCGAGTCTATTCTTAAACATATACAAGTTTTTCATTGCTGACAACTTGACATGAGCTGTGTTTTCCAAGTAGTTTctattatgatttattttgtatCAATTAACATTACTACATTAGTGTTATAGTTGACTTAGAATAGGATAAATTACTTTTTCCTTATATATACATGGTTGTAATACTATATAAACCTCCTTGTGAGATGAATATACTTAAATATTATTCCATATAGTTCAAGATTATTCATGACTTTAACAAGGTGAATATAACAGTGTTCAAGCTCAAGTCATTTCTGATCAAGTTTAGTGTTGAGTTTAAGCTAAGCCATTTCTTTATGCATGCACATGAATCGAACGAACCAAAGATAAGTTGAACATGAGCCGAACTCGAATTGTATCGAGTGAATTTACATATCCAACAGATAATTTGAAAATGAGCATGCAAAATCTTTTTTAAGTCTTGCTTAAATGCTATTTAACTGAGTTGTTGGAATTTGAATGTTGTTTAATTGAGATACATTTAACCCTTGCAGTTCTTTGTCGACGTTCCATGTCCTATATATCATATGGAATTTGTCAACTAAGTTGGGTACGGTACTGCTGCCTGCCTAATTCAATTATCTGTCTGTTTTGCTGGTGAAATAGCACGAATGCACGATCGAAGTGTCTCCCCTATTTTATCTAGCTCAGAGGTTAAGAATGGTCACGGCCCCATTTTAAAAcgcaaataaaaattgatatataatctcataattatacatgcgtgatggttcagccatcaatacaaaatacctgaaaaactttttccttttaaaccaaataCAAACTAATGCCCTGAACCTACTATATCAATACAGACTCGCTCCgcagagtcaaatattacacaaatttacaaattaaattgtcacaacaaaataataagtaaatgctcctcagagcctactacaagcggaagtcttaataacggtaaagtcacaaaattggcttcttaccgtaaagctgctagcacgCTACCTCAATTTCAGCTACGATtaccctaacctgcaggattaacccctacactattgaatagtgcaccgggttgccacacaacaaacccgataagcttaTGAAAACTCGtgtgagtaactcaaaacacgcACGCATAACTCGCCCAACGAGGAAAACCCATCAACTTGTGAAAAATGaacacacaccctgttttccccAAAACAACCTATtctttttccaaaagaaaacaacacaaATCACCCGTGACaaaaatcatatttaattgaaactctaacaattcaatatgcatttccccaaaaatcaccacaaaagtcacaccgtgacaaaaatcatattaattgaaactctgacaatttaaatatgatacacaaatCCTCTCTGGAcgtttaaaagaaagaatccccgaaactcccttttaaaacacattctcaaatcaacaaaagtcaccccgtgacaaaatcataataactgaaactctgacaattaaatatgatacataaGTCCTCCCTGGAcgtttaaaagaaagaatccccgacactctcttttgaaacacatactcatgagcatcaaatagctccccgctaccccccatgatgtacaatGACAACAAACTAGAgttctaactgatcgtatccacaaacccgggCAAAGGCGTGAACTCCAGATTTATATGCC contains these protein-coding regions:
- the LOC112180434 gene encoding probable pectinesterase/pectinesterase inhibitor 20, with protein sequence MASKLFNPLVTSSFSLFLIIFAFFISQTSAADVPLSVSVPPGTICKSTPHPSVCISVLPHKNATVYDFGRFSVQHSFIQSQKLLDLINKYVQGSSSLSQLEIQALEDCKSLALLNIDFLTNTLETVNKTSSVLPSSDADDVQTLLSAILTNQQTCSDGLQSVSSVQNDLSVSVSNGTNLYSVSLALVTKGWVPKDHKNNGTPNQSKKHLSFRKGRLSLKMSSKARAVYNSVINRRRHLLQAGDEEILVKDIVVVSQDGSGNFTTINDAINAAPNNSVASDGYFLVYVTAGVYEEYVSIISKKKYLLLMGDGINQTIITGNNSVGGGSTTFNSATLAVVAPGFIAVNITVRNTAGPSMGQAVAVRNGADLSVFYSCSFEGYQDTLYTHSMRQFYRECDIYGTVDFIFGNAAVVFQNCNIYPRQPRKGQSNPITAQGRTDPNQNTGTSIQNCTITAAADLASSNFTVKTYLGRPWKEYSRTVYLQNFMDSLIDPAGWLAWSGDFALSTLYYAEYNNTGPGSNTSNRVTWPGYHVIGATDAANFTVSNFILGDNWLPQTGVPYTGGLI